From one uncultured Paludibacter sp. genomic stretch:
- a CDS encoding M6 family metalloprotease domain protein, whose translation MKKINFLNKRIGMLSVLLFISFIYTYAIKAYPGLITVNQPDGKTLTIQMHGDEFYKYRTTSDGYLVTQNAEGFYVYANVDVQGRITASSKVAKNQDQRDASDVKFLTKMPEKIIKNAPRTFSKVKSASKMNLQKPGKITPYVGSKKGLVILVNFSDKAFSVSSPTTSFTDLLNQTGYSANGGTGSAKDYFMASSYGKFIPQFDVVGPYTLPQNMAYYGANDVYGYDVDPVQMVVDACTAADNAGVDFTQYDENNDGYVDNVFVYYAGYNEAEGASVNTVWPHRWGVYPTSIYGSDGNYTGTVASITFDGKIIMDYACTSELKGTSGTNMCGIGTFCHEFGHVLGLPDYYDTNSIQEHTLDYWDIMDYGAYNNSGRTPPVYSAYDRFYLGYFTPTEVKTPTEVVLYPISQETNTPSNFNNQAIILSAANHNLDGENPTPNEFFVLEYRKKTGWDAYLPAEGLLIWHIDYDADAWYYNEPNNYTGSTQTPTDHMRVYLQPLSGSTTTPGTAFTTGSFIPTLWTGTTINRNVTEITKNTNHMWFKVMDNVATSKVNYGLVESDLTFPSIQAGTSKSKNINIKTAAITGNLSVTLSGTDTASFTVNTNTITQATANSATGYNLLVTYTPASVGMHTAVLTISGGGLNPEKVINLSGTAY comes from the coding sequence ATGAAAAAAATTAACTTTTTAAACAAAAGGATCGGAATGCTATCCGTTCTGCTTTTTATATCTTTTATCTACACGTATGCTATTAAAGCGTATCCCGGACTGATAACCGTTAATCAACCTGATGGAAAAACTCTCACCATACAAATGCACGGCGATGAATTTTACAAATACAGAACTACATCTGATGGTTATCTTGTAACACAAAATGCAGAGGGCTTTTACGTATACGCTAATGTAGATGTTCAAGGAAGAATTACAGCAAGTTCAAAAGTTGCTAAAAATCAAGACCAAAGGGATGCGTCGGATGTTAAATTCCTGACAAAAATGCCTGAAAAGATTATTAAAAACGCTCCGCGTACATTTAGCAAAGTAAAATCTGCATCAAAAATGAATTTACAAAAACCCGGTAAAATAACCCCTTATGTGGGGTCAAAAAAAGGGTTAGTGATTTTGGTAAATTTTAGCGACAAGGCATTTTCGGTTTCTTCACCTACCACATCATTTACAGATTTGTTAAATCAAACGGGATATAGCGCAAATGGAGGAACCGGCTCTGCTAAAGATTACTTTATGGCAAGCAGTTACGGAAAATTTATTCCACAATTCGATGTGGTCGGACCATATACATTACCTCAAAATATGGCATATTACGGTGCAAATGATGTTTACGGCTATGACGTAGATCCTGTGCAAATGGTTGTAGATGCATGTACGGCTGCAGATAATGCAGGAGTTGATTTTACACAATATGACGAAAATAATGATGGTTATGTTGACAATGTTTTTGTATATTATGCCGGATACAACGAAGCTGAAGGCGCTTCAGTCAATACAGTTTGGCCTCATCGTTGGGGAGTCTATCCTACTTCTATTTACGGAAGTGATGGAAATTATACAGGCACGGTAGCCAGTATTACTTTTGATGGTAAAATAATTATGGATTATGCATGTACATCCGAATTAAAAGGCACATCAGGAACAAATATGTGTGGTATAGGTACTTTCTGTCACGAATTCGGACACGTTTTAGGTTTACCTGATTATTACGACACAAACTCAATTCAAGAACATACATTAGATTATTGGGATATTATGGATTATGGTGCATATAATAATAGTGGACGTACTCCACCTGTATATTCCGCTTATGATCGTTTCTATTTGGGATATTTTACACCAACCGAAGTAAAAACACCTACTGAGGTGGTTTTATATCCTATCTCACAAGAAACAAATACTCCTTCTAATTTTAATAATCAAGCTATTATATTATCTGCCGCTAATCATAATTTAGATGGAGAAAATCCAACTCCTAATGAATTCTTTGTGTTGGAATATCGTAAAAAAACAGGCTGGGATGCATATCTTCCTGCAGAAGGTTTATTAATTTGGCACATTGATTATGATGCGGATGCTTGGTACTATAATGAACCAAATAATTATACCGGCAGCACTCAAACTCCTACAGACCATATGCGTGTATATTTACAACCACTCTCCGGATCTACTACCACGCCTGGAACTGCATTTACTACCGGAAGTTTTATCCCTACCTTATGGACGGGCACAACCATTAACAGAAATGTTACAGAGATAACTAAAAACACTAATCATATGTGGTTTAAAGTGATGGACAATGTTGCTACATCTAAAGTTAATTATGGTTTAGTAGAAAGCGATTTAACGTTTCCATCTATACAGGCAGGAACAAGCAAATCTAAAAATATAAATATTAAAACAGCGGCAATTACAGGAAATTTATCCGTAACATTATCGGGAACGGATACAGCCAGCTTTACAGTAAACACAAATACTATAACTCAAGCAACTGCAAATTCTGCTACCGGTTACAATCTGCTTGTAACTTATACTCCCGCAAGCGTCGGAATGCACACTGCTGTTTTAACAATATCTGGCGGAGGATTAAATCCTGAAAAAGTAATA
- a CDS encoding conserved exported hypothetical protein (Evidence 4 : Unknown function but conserved in other organisms) — MKKLTLALMAFIAVFHISAQNLSGVRIYINPGHGGFDSDDRNIVIAPYKSGDHAGFWESQSNLDKGTQLKAMLDGAGATTFISRTANTTADDLPLSQIVAAANASNADFMLSIHSNAGNGTANSVLMLYAGKDANDTYTYPTPTPVSDESRDISTVIGQNLYTNQITNWSSGISIRGDKTFGRTAMGWSDGYGVLRGLTVPGVISEGAMHDYIPETYRFMNMEYKYLEAWHFFKSFCSYFKSAQIPTGVIAGAVRDKFLQNEATYYKRGTDVYLPINGATVTLLPDNITYTTDNLYNGVYLFKNVQPGDYTIITQHADYHNDTTYVTVTANNVTYNNIGLNKIRNTPPEVIDYSPKVALTDSVLTGNTIWFKFNWDIDPESAKQAFSISPAVSGKFVLKESNYVMEFVPDAPLEKSTLYTVTLAKSLRHFDGLSMENDFTFQFKTASRNELKMIAAYPMTNEDHVDYLAPTFTFVFDKQLQTAELINGIQVYDNTGKIVTKGPRTLHHNSVQAPYGSTAFTLSQNLVPGEKYMVKLAKGIKDIDGVYLADTLYIPFTASNERITDKKIVETFETTGKMLVDNTQNQSVTSASVSSSSSTKLFDSYSYNFKYNFSEKSGGEVVYKFNDPIIQIPKDSIIGMHIYGDLSGNELYLILSSSSGTYNVKFDSIHYGGWKFSEKTIGTDVPEDQYFNLLGFKVVQTSAPLSNTGNFFVDNILVYDKIISKISSPKLVNVKIYPNPATNTIYIRTADNQTLEYVELYSLSGQKIRKTSDNFMNITDISAGTYIVKIKLTEGIVSAPLIVKK, encoded by the coding sequence ATGAAAAAACTTACTTTAGCTTTGATGGCATTTATTGCTGTCTTTCATATTAGTGCGCAGAATTTATCGGGAGTAAGAATATATATTAATCCGGGACACGGAGGATTCGACAGTGACGATAGAAATATCGTTATCGCACCTTATAAATCAGGTGACCACGCTGGATTTTGGGAATCTCAAAGTAATCTGGATAAAGGAACTCAACTCAAAGCAATGCTTGATGGCGCAGGTGCAACAACATTTATTTCACGTACAGCAAACACTACCGCTGACGATTTACCGCTTTCTCAAATTGTAGCTGCAGCAAATGCTTCCAATGCCGATTTTATGCTCTCCATTCACAGCAATGCCGGAAACGGAACTGCAAACAGTGTGCTTATGCTTTATGCCGGAAAAGATGCAAACGATACCTATACTTATCCAACACCCACACCTGTATCAGACGAAAGTCGTGATATAAGTACAGTTATCGGACAAAATCTTTACACAAACCAAATCACAAACTGGTCGTCAGGAATTTCTATAAGAGGCGATAAAACCTTTGGTAGAACAGCAATGGGATGGAGTGACGGATACGGCGTTTTGCGGGGACTAACAGTTCCTGGTGTTATTTCAGAAGGCGCTATGCACGATTACATTCCTGAAACATACCGTTTTATGAATATGGAATATAAATATCTTGAAGCGTGGCATTTTTTTAAGTCCTTCTGTTCATATTTCAAATCAGCTCAAATTCCTACCGGAGTGATTGCCGGAGCGGTTAGAGATAAATTTTTGCAGAATGAAGCTACTTATTATAAACGTGGCACAGATGTTTATTTACCTATAAATGGGGCTACAGTAACACTTCTTCCTGATAATATTACATACACTACTGATAATCTGTATAATGGCGTTTACTTATTCAAAAATGTACAACCGGGAGATTATACAATAATTACACAACACGCTGATTATCATAACGACACCACATACGTAACGGTTACTGCTAATAATGTTACGTACAATAATATCGGTTTGAATAAAATAAGAAACACTCCTCCGGAAGTAATCGATTATTCGCCAAAAGTAGCTCTTACGGACAGCGTTTTAACCGGAAATACTATTTGGTTTAAATTTAATTGGGATATTGATCCTGAAAGTGCAAAACAGGCATTTAGCATCTCACCTGCAGTAAGTGGAAAATTTGTATTGAAAGAATCTAATTATGTGATGGAATTTGTTCCGGATGCACCATTGGAAAAATCTACTCTTTACACAGTTACATTGGCAAAATCCTTACGTCATTTTGATGGTTTATCGATGGAAAATGATTTTACATTCCAATTCAAAACTGCATCCAGAAACGAACTGAAAATGATAGCAGCTTATCCAATGACAAATGAAGACCATGTGGATTATCTTGCGCCAACTTTCACTTTTGTGTTCGATAAGCAACTACAAACAGCTGAATTGATAAACGGAATACAAGTTTACGATAACACAGGAAAAATTGTTACAAAAGGACCGCGCACGTTACACCATAATTCGGTACAAGCACCTTATGGTTCTACTGCATTCACATTATCACAAAACCTTGTTCCCGGAGAAAAATACATGGTAAAATTAGCCAAAGGAATAAAAGATATTGACGGTGTTTATTTAGCAGACACATTATACATTCCATTTACAGCGTCAAATGAACGAATAACCGATAAAAAAATAGTTGAAACTTTTGAAACCACAGGGAAAATGTTGGTTGATAACACTCAAAATCAATCGGTTACTTCTGCTTCGGTTTCAAGTTCGAGTTCTACTAAATTATTTGATTCGTACAGTTATAATTTCAAATATAACTTTTCAGAAAAATCAGGAGGAGAAGTAGTTTATAAATTTAATGATCCTATAATTCAAATTCCTAAAGATTCTATTATCGGAATGCATATTTATGGTGATTTATCAGGAAATGAATTGTATCTGATTCTTTCATCATCGTCAGGCACTTATAATGTAAAATTCGATAGTATCCATTATGGCGGATGGAAATTCAGTGAAAAAACAATCGGAACAGATGTGCCAGAAGATCAATATTTCAATTTACTGGGATTTAAAGTGGTTCAGACTTCTGCACCGCTTTCAAATACCGGAAATTTCTTTGTAGATAATATATTGGTTTACGATAAAATAATTTCGAAGATTTCCTCTCCTAAACTGGTAAATGTGAAAATATATCCTAATCCTGCAACGAATACTATTTATATACGTACAGCAGATAATCAAACACTTGAATATGTAGAACTTTACAGCTTGTCCGGACAGAAAATTCGTAAAACTTCAGATAATTTTATGAATATAACCGATATTTCCGCTGGAACATACATTGTAAAAATAAAACTAACAGAAGGAATTGTTTCGGCACCTTTAATTGTTAAAAAATAG
- a CDS encoding conserved hypothetical protein (Evidence 4 : Unknown function but conserved in other organisms) produces MEDKKNYQEKMEAQIDEWKKDLEKLKAKANEATADLKVKYEEQIKELEPKIAEGKAKLKELADAADDAWEEVKDGAESIWEQMKATFKNVKDKFDKDEEKA; encoded by the coding sequence ATGGAAGATAAAAAAAATTATCAGGAAAAAATGGAAGCTCAAATTGATGAGTGGAAAAAAGATTTGGAAAAATTGAAAGCCAAGGCAAACGAAGCTACCGCTGATTTGAAAGTCAAGTACGAAGAACAAATAAAAGAACTTGAACCAAAAATTGCAGAAGGAAAAGCTAAATTAAAAGAATTAGCCGATGCTGCTGACGATGCTTGGGAAGAAGTAAAAGACGGGGCAGAATCCATTTGGGAACAAATGAAAGCCACTTTCAAAAACGTAAAAGACAAATTCGATAAAGACGAAGAAAAGGCGTAA